In one Candidatus Nealsonbacteria bacterium genomic region, the following are encoded:
- a CDS encoding HemK family protein methyltransferase, which yields MTKTPAEYISSDIPVPREYKKGFVDFLGCKIDLSKRPFIPRIETEYWVKRAIKEIKNSKLKVKNLEILDIFAGSGCIGIAILKNIKNSFVDFVDNNKKAIFQIKINLKINKISSKKYKIYRSNLFEKLKGEGYDFIFANPPYVAEERLKEVQNSVLKYEPKTTFLAGKKGLHYIKKFLKEAKKFLKKRGIAYLEFDPLQKTEVKNILEKEGYKDFRFFKDQFKKYRWVRIIQN from the coding sequence ATGACAAAGACTCCAGCTGAATATATCTCGAGCGATATTCCCGTTCCCCGTGAGTATAAAAAAGGTTTTGTAGATTTTTTAGGATGTAAGATTGATTTATCAAAAAGACCTTTCATTCCCAGAATCGAAACTGAATACTGGGTAAAAAGAGCTATAAAAGAAATAAAAAATTCAAAATTAAAAGTTAAAAATTTAGAAATCTTAGATATATTCGCCGGGTCAGGTTGTATAGGAATTGCCATTTTAAAGAATATTAAAAATAGCTTTGTGGACTTTGTGGATAATAATAAAAAAGCGATTTTTCAGATTAAAATAAATTTAAAAATTAACAAGATTTCTTCAAAGAAATATAAAATTTATCGTTCAAATTTATTTGAGAAACTAAAAGGGGAGGGGTATGATTTTATTTTTGCTAATCCGCCCTATGTAGCAGAGGAACGGTTAAAAGAAGTGCAAAATTCAGTTTTAAAATATGAACCAAAAACAACTTTTTTGGCAGGGAAGAAAGGATTACATTATATTAAAAAGTTTCTAAAAGAAGCTAAAAAATTCTTGAAGAAAAGAGGTATAGCTTATCTTGAATTTGACCCTTTACAAAAAACAGAAGTTAAAAATATTTTAGAAAAAGAAGGATATAAGGATTTTAGATTTTTCAAAGACCAATTCAAAAAATACCGTTGGGTAAGAATAATCCAGAATTAA
- a CDS encoding nitroreductase family protein, protein MEFEKVLKKRHSIREFQEKKIPGKIIEKILEMANLSPSTGNLQARSVIIIKNKNIKEKISEAALNQRFIAKAPLVFVVCANLEESAQKYGKRGRLLYSIQDATIFTSYLQLAITNLGLASCWVGAFKEDEIKDILDLSQEIKPIAIIPTGFADEEPRKTGRKNLDEIIKKEL, encoded by the coding sequence ATGGAGTTTGAAAAAGTTTTAAAAAAACGACATTCAATTAGAGAGTTTCAGGAGAAAAAAATTCCAGGTAAAATTATTGAAAAAATTTTAGAGATGGCGAATCTATCTCCTTCTACCGGAAATCTACAGGCAAGAAGCGTGATAATTATCAAAAATAAAAATATAAAAGAGAAAATATCAGAAGCTGCCCTAAACCAGCGTTTTATTGCTAAAGCCCCCCTTGTATTTGTAGTTTGTGCCAACTTGGAAGAATCTGCTCAAAAATATGGGAAAAGAGGTAGATTGCTTTATTCAATTCAAGATGCTACTATCTTTACCTCCTATTTGCAGTTAGCTATAACTAATTTAGGTCTTGCTTCTTGCTGGGTTGGAGCTTTTAAGGAAGATGAAATAAAAGATATTTTAGACTTATCACAAGAAATAAAACCTATTGCAATAATTCCTACGGGTTTTGCTGATGAGGAGCCCCGTAAAACTGGAAGAAAAAATTTAGATGAGATTATTAAAAAAGAACTCTAA
- a CDS encoding MBL fold metallo-hydrolase, with protein MEIKRLKVGALDTNCYLLIAGKEMIIVDPGSEPEKILDEIKKTGAKPEYIINTHYHPDHTGANKEMKKETGAKILIHEAEKSFISFKPGGFLKGGEKIKIGDTVLKVIHTPGHSPGSICLLGKDFALTGDTIFKDGYGRTDLKGGSWEDLDNSLKKLKKLLKPGMRIYPGHGDIFRVKVYL; from the coding sequence ATGGAGATTAAACGTCTTAAAGTAGGAGCTCTTGATACGAATTGTTATTTATTGATTGCGGGAAAGGAAATGATAATCGTTGACCCCGGGTCAGAACCAGAAAAGATTTTAGATGAAATTAAAAAAACAGGAGCTAAACCAGAATATATTATTAACACTCATTATCATCCCGACCACACAGGAGCTAATAAAGAGATGAAAAAAGAAACAGGAGCTAAAATTTTAATCCACGAAGCTGAAAAGAGCTTTATTTCTTTTAAGCCAGGTGGTTTTTTGAAAGGAGGAGAGAAAATAAAAATAGGCGATACCGTTTTAAAAGTCATTCATACTCCGGGACACAGCCCTGGAAGTATCTGTCTTTTGGGAAAAGATTTTGCTTTAACAGGCGATACTATTTTTAAAGATGGATACGGCAGAACAGATCTTAAAGGTGGTTCTTGGGAAGACTTAGATAACTCTTTAAAGAAATTGAAAAAATTATTAAAACCTGGAATGAGGATTTATCCCGGTCACGGCGATATCTTTAGAGTTAAAGTCTATCTATGA